GTGATGTGCTGATGCCAGTGGATCCAGCAGTGGGTGCAGCTCTCCCTCTAAATCTCCCATTGAGCTCTCACACTATGTGGATTTCTTTGTGTTAAATCTGCTGGTTTAGCTCTCAAACCCCTCATGGCAGTGcgtttgtttttgctgttttttttttttttctttccaccctGGATTCCTTTGGAGCAGAAGAAAGGTACTATAGCATCTGCAGTCCCCTGGCCTCAGGGCTGTTTGGTGTGGGCATGGCAGCCTGCTGGGCGCTGgacaaaagaggcactgaggaataTGGGGATGGAAGGGGTTGGGGGACTGTGACCGGTGGAGCAgggtctctcctctgccagcagGCAGATGGGGGCTCCTCAGCTGTGCAGGAGTgggagcagcacagccctggggcagacTGGCCTTCCCCAGGCCTCATGGCTGCTGTAGGGATGGCTGTGCAGGCTGCAGTGCCGATGGTCCCCCAGTCACTCCGTGACCCCAGGCCTGAGCTCCCCTGCAAGGGGGCTCACTCGCATGGGGAAACTTATTGCAGAGGGGTGGGAACAATGAGTCCAGACAGGCACTGGCCCATGGAGGAATCAGAGTGTTGCGCCGTGCACTGAGGGTGCTGGTGGCTGGCACTGCCCCATGCACAGCTGGGTCCCAGGCTGGAGCTGGGCCTTCCATCCCCCTCCTCCAGCTTGGACACAAGAGCTTTCCCCAGGTGCTGGGTGCACCCAGCCCCATGGGGTTCCCCAGCAGCCCTGTGGGGTGCAGTGGTCCCTCAGAACCACACAGGGCCCTTGCTCCTGCCTCTCTCCCCGGGGACCTCTCCTCCCCCGAGGCTTGGCAGAGCtgccctgcctttcctcctgAGGCCTCCACACTGGGCTGCCATTGCTGGATGAAGAGCATTTTGGCCACACAGTACTCTTGGAAGGGCGATGCAGGACTGCAGGGCCAGGGAGGAGCCTCCAGCCCAGCGGCGCCCTGAGCTGTGCAATGGACCTTCGTGGTGCAATTAATGCTCTTCCTCTGGATGCAGTCTGCCAGGTGGCAATATGGAGGAGACCTGATTCACCCCTTCCCACTGCCAAGCAGGAAGGGTCCCCCCCCTCTTCCCTCTCACCACTACCAGTGCCAGTGTAATGTCAGGGGGGAtgtaatgggggtggggggttagGGCAGTGTTAGTTGTGCCTCCCATTGGCCCCACTGGTCTGCTGCAGCTGTGACCTTGAAATGCCCCCACAGCATTTAGATGGAGCCATACGCTGCCCCCAGCCCCTAGAGGCTCCCAGAAGGGGCTGCTTGGGCCTGGGATCCTGCTATCCATCTATGCTGTGGTCTTGGGCAGCCAGGAGGCATGCGAGCTGGGCACAGaggtgtgcatacacacacacatgtgcatgcatgtggtgGTGGCCATCCCACACAGTCGCCAGCACACTTCCCCACAAAGAAGCAGCCAGACATCCCTGGGCCCCACTCTGCAGCCCAGCTCTGGCTGCCCACAGCCCACCATGCCCCTCCTCACTGCCTGGCTGGCTGTATCACATCCTCGCCCCCTCACAGTGTCCCTTCCTCCTGAGGCATGATGCAGGTCcggggcctcctcctcctcctggcgttGATCCTCCTGACTGCAACTGCTGAGGCTGGCAAAAACAAGAAAGGTAAGTGGGACCCCCAGGCACAGGGGCGGTGGGCCTGGCAGGGTGGGAGGGAGCCCCTGGATGTGCTCCGCTGGCCagcagtgagcagcagctccctcTTCCCTTGCAGACAAGGTGAAGAAGAGCAGCTCTGAGTGCGAGGACTGGCGCTGGGGGCCCTGCATCCCCAACAGCAAAGACTGCGGCCTGGGCTACCGTGAAGGCACTTGCAAAGATGAGACTAAGAAACTCAAGTGCAAGATTCCCTGCAACTGGAAGAAGAAGTTTGGAGGTGTGTGTGTGCCCATTGCAGTGGGACTAGTCGGGGACACCCCCAGCCTGAGGCCAGACCTCCGGCCTCCCTCTGAGAGGCTGGTGTCCTCTCTGGGTCCTGTTCAGATCTCATGTGTTTAACCTCTCTTCCAGCTGACTGCAAATACAAATTTGAGAGCTGGGGTGGGTGTAGTGTTCAGACGGGTGTGAAAACCCGCTCAGGCATCCTGAAGAAAGCCCTGTACAATGCCCAGTGTGAGGAGATTGTCTATGTGACCAAGCCCTGCTCTTCCAAGATCAAGTCGAAGTCCAAAGGTCAGTCTCCATTGCTCCAGGCCCCAGAGGGTCCAGCAGCCCCGGGCAAGGGCCCCGGGCATTGGCACCCAGGGGTAGGTTAGCCCATCGGGGCTAGGTTTTGCTGACAGTGCAGAGGGCTGCATAGGGTGCTCTTCCCTTCGTGTCACCGCATGCGGCAGGCCCAGCAGTCTCAACTGTGGGTTCAGTGGGACACAGGTGTCGCTGGGAAAAGCCCTGGTCCCCCCCAACTCACTTTCAGCTTCCGTGGGCTGGGGATTTCCCCATCTTCCTCCATGTGGCTGGGGCAATACATAGCTTCGTGTGGTGGGGAGGGGCTGCCAGGATATGACCTGTCAGCATGTGGGTCCTGCCCATTCTCCCTGGCGAGCCTAGTATGCCGGTTACACCTGTGTGGGTTCCTTGCTGGTGTGCTGTGCTGGCTACCATGTTTCTGCCAAGGCTGAGTGTAGGGGAGCAGGTCATGCTGCTGGTGCATGCGCTAACTCTTGTCTCCTTTCGTTACTGGAAGCAGCAAAGAAGGGCAAGGGGAAGGATTAGAGTGGGAAGACAACATCCTCGCCTCCACCTCCTTGACACGGTGCCTGAACGGTTGGAAGCACGCCACTCGCGCTGCAGCCAGGTCCCCCTGCTCGACAACGCCCTGCCAAAtgccagtcttcctcctcctcttcctcttccttctccaccACCTCCTCTTTAACCAAGATGCCTTGTTCTATTCACTAGCTTTGTAGAGAGCAAACCCACACCCTTTCTGCAGAAGGTGCTGTCTCCCTTTCTGCTGCCCCACTGGCACTGTCTGTGCATCCCCCTCTCCTCTTCTCTGGGTTTATTTCAAGGCTTACTGGGATGCTCGTGGAGAGCTGGAATGGGACCACATACATTTTTCCACTCTTGGCCACAAATGAGTTGCCTTTGGCAAGCCTGGGAGCCTCCTGGCTCCTCTGCTTGATAGTGGTGCTGGCAGGAAAGACTGAGTGTTGAATGCTCAAGTAACCTTgtctggggagggagggacaggggagcaaagggagagaaaacCAATCTCCCACCTGGGTATTCACCATCAGGCCTGTGTGTAGTGGAGACAGGGgcctcccacctcccccccctcctcccccccacatttCCTTGGCTTGGTTCGAGGCAGGCTGCCCCCTTGCCCTCGGCTTCCCACAGACCCTCACATGTCCCCCTCATTCACATGAGGATGGGGCTTCGTTCCATCTCCCTTCAGCAGATGCAAGAgcttcctgcagcagccaggggaaagaaaaacatcttccTGCGTGACCAGTGtgtccctttccctcctctcctctgtCACTTTTAACCTGTGTGTGTCTGTGCCGGggctgcagcctctctgccttTGATGCTCTAATAGTGGTGCTGGGTGGGAGCTCtctctgtttttgaaaatggggtttgttttcttttccaataaAAGTCTTTTAAAACCAATCAGAACCCGACTATAATCCTCATATTGTACTGCTGTGTTGGAAACCCCAGACACCACAGTGCCAGGCAGGGCCCTTGCCCCAGACATGAGGAAAAATACTGGATTGGTTCAGGGCAGGCCTTCCCTTTTCGTTTTTACCAAGGGTCCGtgtgggaagaaaaagagaaacatggCTGAAAGTCCTCAGTCCACTGTAGAGCAGGCCTGCAGTCATAGCAGCTGCCCTCCTCCTCTCAGGGCAATGCTGCCAATACCCAtgcggggggagcagggccggcATGGGGCTAGGGGCATGGTGCTGGAAGCCACGACCCTTCAAGGCTTCGCCAGCCTCAACAAGAgcagggaaaagcaaagagccACAGGGATATCGCTGTGTGGTGGGATGCAGCGGTCTGGCTGCCACACATGTTCCTGGGGAAGCAGCATGGCCCCAACACTTACAGCCTCTTCCCGGCAGCCCTTGGAGCTGCTCCCCCTGTGCTcgctgagggagggaagggggctgcGACCCACTCCCCTGGGCCCACGCATGCTCTATAGGAAAACAGTCATTGACAAATCAAGGTGAGACGGGGTGGGGGTGGCACGTGGCACCAAGGCAGAGCTGAGAGTGGCCCCAGAGGTGTCCCGCTGGACCATACGCTTCTGTGCTCTCCTTtcccctcagcagcagcctggcaaGGACCTCACAGCCGTTCccggggtgtgtgggggggggatggTGCCGCTGGCCAGGGCTTGCTGGCTGCAGGACTTGCagtggctgcaggcagggcagcaccCGCGGTCCATCTCCCCCAACCCCAGCCACTCTCCTTCAAGGAAGGAAATTTCCCCTGGAGCTCTGGAAATTTCCCCGAGCTCCTCAGCTGCAACACGTGTGGTGAGCAGGTCAGGCCTCAGGCTGCACAACCCCACAGACACTGGGGCAGACATTATGGGCTGGTGTGGAGTCTGAATGAACCGGGTGCCTGACCCCCCCACCACAGGAGCAGGTCCTGGGCTctcccacagcccccaggcaggctGGCATCACCAGCACAGTGTGGGATCCCATCAGCAGGGCGATACCCTGCTCCCCAGCTGGAGGGTGGGAAGAGCTGCTGTCATAACTGCCAACACGGGGCTGTCTGGCCGGCACAGGCAGTGTTTGCTGCAGCCAGGGAGCATGCAACCCAAAGGGCCCTGGTGCTACAAGGTGCCCCATGCGCTGCACTGGCAGGTACCAGAGTGGCAAGCACCACCGCGGCACTGGGGCGCTGCggcacagccaggagccgggCGAGCAGGGACTGGGTGACAACACATTCACTCCTCACACGACGACCTTTGGTTTCTGGTCCGAGGTCTTTATTTGTCTCAGTGGGTTCTGCTGCGgttgtaataattaaaaaaaaaaatctgccaagcATTTTGGGTAATGCTATGTAAATTATTCTAAAGGCAGTGGCAGTGACTGGGAGTCCCCACACAGGCTGGGGCAGCCTTTTCTCTAACTTGCACAGCATCGCTGTGGGGTGGGGACAGGAAGGATGTACAGACACAGAGTAAGGCCTGTGTGCGCACTCAGAGAGACTGCCCACATGCGCCAACGTGGCCCCGGCCAGGCCCTCACTTATGCAGCTGCACCTGGCTGGACCAACAAAAtgcttgcaaaaaaagaaaaaaaaaaaaatctgactttggGAGAAGCTGAGCAACAGTGTTACTTGATTTGGtctgtatatataaatacactgggacaggggctggaTATGTACACTGAACCTTGCATGCTGAGGACTCTGTGACAACACTGACAACTGGGTTACATCCATTTACAAAGATCGGTGACCAGCTCCTTCAGACACCTTTGGGGTGTCCTGCTGCACTCGGGGCAGGAAAGGAGGTTCGGGGGCACTACCTTCCTCCTACCCACCTTCCAATGAGCCACGTATCATCCAGACAGTACCCAGCAAATGATGCATGAAGCATCCCTTCCACACCTGCcatgggcagcagggagggcaTGCTCATGGCCCAGATGACACATGAGGCATCTCTGCCATGTTACAAGGCCACTACCCCCTCCAAGACCCTCTGCCTCTGCATTTCTCCTCTGCCTGATGCCTTTGTGCAGCCCTGTCCTCTGAGCAGGACAGCAGCTCCCTGTTTCCCTTCCCAAAGGCAGCTATTTTTATCATTGCTGCCTGGTTCTCAGAGGTCACATTCCCTCGGGGCTGTGGAGAGAAATCCTGCATTGTAtcactgcttttctttgcagttttagtTTCTTTTGTTGTAGGAGGTGACTTGGTTTTACACTCTTCACCCAGA
This window of the Dromaius novaehollandiae isolate bDroNov1 chromosome 5, bDroNov1.hap1, whole genome shotgun sequence genome carries:
- the MDK gene encoding midkine isoform X3; its protein translation is MKGMMQVRGLLLLLALILLTATAEAGKNKKAPSSLADKVKKSSSECEDWRWGPCIPNSKDCGLGYREGTCKDETKKLKCKIPCNWKKKFGADCKYKFESWGGCSVQTGVKTRSGILKKALYNAQCEEIVYVTKPCSSKIKSKSKAKKGKGKD
- the MDK gene encoding midkine isoform X5, with the protein product MKGMMQVRGLLLLLALILLTATAEAGKNKKDKVKKSSSECEDWRWGPCIPNSKDCGLGYREGTCKDETKKLKCKIPCNWKKKFGADCKYKFESWGGCSVQTGVKTRSGILKKALYNAQCEEIVYVTKPCSSKIKSKSKAKKGKGKD
- the MDK gene encoding midkine isoform X6, producing the protein MMQVRGLLLLLALILLTATAEAGKNKKDKVKKSSSECEDWRWGPCIPNSKDCGLGYREGTCKDETKKLKCKIPCNWKKKFGADCKYKFESWGGCSVQTGVKTRSGILKKALYNAQCEEIVYVTKPCSSKIKSKSKAKKGKGKD
- the MDK gene encoding midkine isoform X4, with product MMQVRGLLLLLALILLTATAEAGKNKKAPSSLADKVKKSSSECEDWRWGPCIPNSKDCGLGYREGTCKDETKKLKCKIPCNWKKKFGADCKYKFESWGGCSVQTGVKTRSGILKKALYNAQCEEIVYVTKPCSSKIKSKSKAKKGKGKD